AAAACTTTGGTCACCACAGCCGGTACAACATCAGAGCGTTATATCCGTCAGTACAATGATGATAACAAAATGGATATGAATATCATCTCAGCAAAAGATCATGGCGAAGCATTCTTAATGCTAGAAAATGGCCGTGCCGATGCCTTTATGATGGATGATGTGCTATTGGCTGGCGAAAAAGCCAAAGCAAAAAATCCAGATCAGTGGGTTATCGTGGGTGAGCCGCAATCATTTGAGATCTATGGTTGTATGATGCGTAAAGATGATCCTGAATTTAAAGCAGTGGTCGATGAAGCGCTGAACAATGTCTTTAGCTCAGGCGAGATCAATAGTATCTATGATAAGTGGTTCTTAAACCCAGTCCCACCAAAAAACGTCAATCTAAACTTTGAGATGTCAGACAACTTAAAAGCTTTGATTGCCAATCCTCATGACGGTGCTCAGCCAAAAGCTGCGACCGCGCAATAATTTTTGTCTTTCACTATAGCGTTGCTTACGTATTTGCCTGACATCATCGTCAAGCTGATACGTGAGCTTTTTAATCGTTGCTCGGAGAGACAATCATGAATTATAGCTGGAACTGGGGTGTGCTCTTTGAGCAAACTGGCATCGGTAATGAGCTGTATATCCACTGGATAATTACCGGTCTTGGCTGGTTGTTGTTGATTGGCAGTATCGCATGGGCTATCGCCATGGTTGTGGGTACCATCTTTGGCATCATGCGCACCTTACCCAACAAGACAGCTCGTGCAATCGGTACGGCTTATGTGACATTTTTTCGTAATATTCCCTTGCTTGTTCAACTGTTTTTTTGGTTTTATATTGCCCCTGGATGGCTGACACCTGCGATTCAAGATTGGTGGTATAAAGACTTATCGCCAAATACATCCGCTATGTTGTCGGCGAGTATTGGTCTTGGTTTATTTACTGCTGCTCGTATTGTCGAACAGGTGCGTACTGGTATCGAATCATTGCCGAAAGGACAGGTCAATGCCGCTTATGCACTTGGCTTTAATGTCTCACAAGTTTATAAAGAAGTGTTATTACCGCAAGCCTTTCGTATTATTTTGCCGCCGCTTAGCTCTGAGTTGACCAACTGCTTTAAAAACGCGTCCGTTGCGTCGCTGGTTGGGGTCATGGAGCTGATCAGTCAAACCAAAACCATCAGT
This is a stretch of genomic DNA from Psychrobacter alimentarius. It encodes these proteins:
- a CDS encoding amino acid ABC transporter permease, which encodes MNYSWNWGVLFEQTGIGNELYIHWIITGLGWLLLIGSIAWAIAMVVGTIFGIMRTLPNKTARAIGTAYVTFFRNIPLLVQLFFWFYIAPGWLTPAIQDWWYKDLSPNTSAMLSASIGLGLFTAARIVEQVRTGIESLPKGQVNAAYALGFNVSQVYKEVLLPQAFRIILPPLSSELTNCFKNASVASLVGVMELISQTKTISEYTQNSIEIYTYATIIYLVFNLSLIAIMGFIERKLRVPGLIAGGRK